One Loxodonta africana isolate mLoxAfr1 chromosome 6, mLoxAfr1.hap2, whole genome shotgun sequence DNA window includes the following coding sequences:
- the LOC100674648 gene encoding microsomal glutathione S-transferase 1-like, which translates to MVDLIQLMENEVFTAFVSFTTNILSKLMFVSTATALYRSARKVFVNPEDCAQYGKGKNAKRYLWTHGVVEHIQRPT; encoded by the coding sequence atggtTGACCTCATCCAACTAATGGAGAATGAAGTATTCACGGCCTTTGTCTCCTTTACAACAAACATTCTTTCAAAACTGATGTTTGTGAGTACTGCAACTGCACTCTATAGGTCAGCAAGAAAGGTTTTTGTCAACCCAGAAGACTGTGCACAGTACGGCAAAGGCAAAAATGCCAAACGGTATCTTTGGACACACGGCGTGGTGGAACATATACAAAGACCCACCTGA